A window of Kocuria sp. TGY1127_2 genomic DNA:
GAGGTCTGACCGAATTCGTGCGGTCTCCGCCTCGGTGGGTTCAACGTGCGGCAGGCGCACCGTATTGGTTGCGAGCCTTCCCTGCCATTGAAGAATTGTTTTGGCGGCCACGGCCCCGGGAACCCGGGTCATGGTCGCGGTGACGACCGGATGTACATCCCGATGGATTCGCTGCGCGGTGGCCAGATCGCCCCGAACGACGGAATCGATGAGATCGCGGAACTGCTCCGGAATCACGTGCGTGGTCACTCCGATGAGTCCCTGCGCACCGATGGCCATCCAGGGGAGGGTCAATCCGTCGTCGCCCGAGTAAAACTGAAGGTCCGTCCGAGACATCACTTCGGTTGCGCTCGCGAAATCTGCCTTGGCATCTTTGACGGCAACAATATTCGGGTGTTCTGCGAGCGCGACCATGGTTTCGGGCGCGATCTGGATCCCGGCGCGGCCGGGGATGTCGTACAACATGATCGGGGTCTTGACCGAGTCGGCCACGGTGCGGAAGTGCGCCAGAAGTCCCGACTGAGTCGGCTTGTTGTAATACGGGGTGACGACCAGGAGACCGTCGACGCCGACTTCTTCAGCGAGCGACGCTACATGAATCGTGTGCTGAGTGTCGTTGGAGCCGACACCAGCGATAATCGAAGCCTTGTCCCCCACGGCGTCCTTGACGATGCGGAAGACACGGGCGTTCTCCTCGTCCGTCATGGTCGAGTATTCGCCTGTGGTTCCGCAGACGACGAGACCATCGTTGCCGCGCGCGACGAGCTCTTGGGCGAGCTCGGCGGTGGCTTTCTCGTCCACGGATCCGTCCGCCGCGAAAGGAGTGACCATCGCGGTCAGGAGGCGACCGAACAGGGGCTCAACGGGGGCTGTGTTCTCGATCGAAGACTCAGACATGTCTCCCAGGCTACAGCAAATTCACGCCTCCTCGCCTTGCGACAAAGCACCGGCGGCCCTGCCCTGATACAAAGCCACGGCGTCACGCATGGAGCGTCTTGCCCTCTTGCGGTCTCCGGCCGCGTCGTAGGCACAGGACAGCCGGAACCACGTGCGCCAATTTTCGGGGTCGGCCTCGACTTCCTGCTGGTACACCGGAAACTCCGCATCCGCGGCATCCCGGTCGATACCGCCAGAGGCAGTGCGCGGCAGATTGTCCTCGGGCAGGCCTCCTTCTCGTCCCAGGATTGCGGCGAGTTGTTGGACGCGCACTCCGAACAGGACTTCCCGGATCAGTGCCCAAGCGCCTATCAGCGGAAGCACGATCAAACCGGCACCAAGCAGGATTCCCGCGATGTCGCCCGAAGCCACCAGAAGGATGCCTCGCTGCAAGGTCAGGACCAAGTACAGGGCGAGCAGCGCGACCGTGATGGCCGCGAAAGTTTTGCCCTTGTTGGTCGAATCAATGAAGACGAAAGCCGCACTGAACGCCAGGATGACAAGAATGAAAAGTCGCGTCCCGGGAGGTACGGGGAGCAACCAGACGGTGATTGCGACCAGAACGACCGCCGCGGCCGTGAAAATCTTGAGTCCGCGCACGCTTCAGTCCAGGTCCAGGTAGCCGTCGAGCCCGTGTGTCAGCCCCGGGCGGTCACCAACGGTCCGTATCCCCAGAAGAACCCCTGGCATGAAGGAGACTCGGTCGAACGAGTCGTGACGAATCGACAGTTGCTGCCCCTCATCCCCCAGAAGGATCTCCTCATGGGCAACCAAACCGCGTAAGCGCACGGCATGGACATGCACATCTTCCACGACGGCGCCCCGAGCGCCCTGAGGGTCGGACTGTGTCGCGTCGGGGCTCGGCCCGCGTCCGGCACTTTTCCGGGCCTCGGCGATCTCGTGCGCGGTGTGTGCCGCGGTTCCGGAAGGAGCGTCCAATTTCTGAGGGTGGTGCAATTCGATGACTTCGACGGACTCGAAATATTTGCTCGCGGTCGCGGCGAATTTTCCCGCGAGGACCGCGCCGATGGCGAAGTTGGGGGCAATCAGAACGCCCGTTCCCGCATGTTCTGCGAGCAGCTTCCCCAACCGGTCGAGTTTGGTCTCATCCCAGCCCGTCGTCCCGACAACGGCGTGCATTCCGTGCTCGACCGCGTATCGGACGTTTTCCTCGCTGGCCGAGGGGACCGTGAGGTCAACGACGACGTCCGCCCCCGATTTCCCCAGGTCCTCGAGGCGATCCTGAGAACCCAGGGCCGCCACCAGTTCCATATCTTCCGCATTTTTGACGGCTTTGACGGCTTCTGAGCCCATGCGGCCCGCCGCACCGAGTACTGCAACTTTGATCACGTCAGTCATGCTTCCCACCCTATCGCCGCATATGTCGGTCACCGAGTTGCGGCGGACCAGTTCATGAGGAAAGCCTCAACCGTCCGGGAAGCAGGAACCGCCCTCACGTGATTACCATGTTCAGGGAAGTTTCCTCGAACTCCCGGTAAACCACACTCACCAAGGATTTCTGCCCTCTTCATGAATTCGTCGTCCCTTTTTGCGTCGCCCGTACCACCCGAGGCAGGACAAGAGCGCTTCCACCTGAGGGGGCTTGATGGGCTTCGAGCTATCGCGGTGATTTCAGTGGTGATTTACCACTT
This region includes:
- the dapA gene encoding 4-hydroxy-tetrahydrodipicolinate synthase, whose translation is MSESSIENTAPVEPLFGRLLTAMVTPFAADGSVDEKATAELAQELVARGNDGLVVCGTTGEYSTMTDEENARVFRIVKDAVGDKASIIAGVGSNDTQHTIHVASLAEEVGVDGLLVVTPYYNKPTQSGLLAHFRTVADSVKTPIMLYDIPGRAGIQIAPETMVALAEHPNIVAVKDAKADFASATEVMSRTDLQFYSGDDGLTLPWMAIGAQGLIGVTTHVIPEQFRDLIDSVVRGDLATAQRIHRDVHPVVTATMTRVPGAVAAKTILQWQGRLATNTVRLPHVEPTEAETARIRSDLEGSAAASSIE
- the dapB gene encoding 4-hydroxy-tetrahydrodipicolinate reductase is translated as MTDVIKVAVLGAAGRMGSEAVKAVKNAEDMELVAALGSQDRLEDLGKSGADVVVDLTVPSASEENVRYAVEHGMHAVVGTTGWDETKLDRLGKLLAEHAGTGVLIAPNFAIGAVLAGKFAATASKYFESVEVIELHHPQKLDAPSGTAAHTAHEIAEARKSAGRGPSPDATQSDPQGARGAVVEDVHVHAVRLRGLVAHEEILLGDEGQQLSIRHDSFDRVSFMPGVLLGIRTVGDRPGLTHGLDGYLDLD